In one window of Erythrolamprus reginae isolate rEryReg1 chromosome 1, rEryReg1.hap1, whole genome shotgun sequence DNA:
- the ARRDC5 gene encoding arrestin domain-containing protein 5: MSVVKSIELVIPKEVYLAGSTVTGHLILSLHSTLVDPLLKVELIGRGYLEWTEEAHLDKDYSQRATCVNKADYVHKTKTFKIEHNWLGPGVHKFDFDFVLPPSIPSTFTSRVGRISYFLQALCATRELILGKQKKYILVQGISLYSQDIVQSKFPLVVEAQHVLTYNCCRRNAPITLRMSLSKSIYLPGDNITFTTEITNPTGKSIRKVVFTLHSVVLYKAINFRAESRTLVQHEEMLRLESNIERGPCEFTKIHSTLCLPKVMPLTSAQKSDDIMEIGYELTGTVHFPWCLNRVVAKIPIVIKNEATGSPE; encoded by the exons ATGTCGGTAGTGAAATCGATTGAGCTCGTGATACCCAAGGAAGTCTACCTGGCAGGCTCGACCGTGACGGGGCATCTGATTCTCAGCCTCCACAGCACGCTGGTGGACCCTCTGCTGAAGGTCGAGCTCATCGGGAGGGGCTACCTGGAGTGGACCGAAGAGGCCCACTTGGACAAGGACTACAGCCAGCGAGCCACCTGCGTCAACAAGGCGGACTACGTTCACAAGACGAAGACCTTCAAGATTGAAC ATAACTGGCTGGGGCCAGGTGTGCATAAGTTTGATTTCGACTTCGTCTTACCTCCAAGCATCCCGTCCACTTTCACCAGCCGAGTGGGCAGAATCAGCTACTTCCTGCAGGCGCTTTGTGCCACGCGAGAACTTATCCTTGGCAAGCAGAAAAAGTATATCTTGGTTCAAGGGATTTCGCTGTACAGCCAGGACATCGTGCAATCCAAG TTCCCTTTGGTGGTGGAAGCCCAGCACGTCCTGACCTACAACTGTTGTCGCAGGAACGCCCCCATCACTTTACGCATGTCGCTGAGCAAGAGCATCTACCTTCCGGGCGACAACATCACCTTCACCACCGAAATCACCAACCCGACGGGCAAGTCCATCCGCAAGGTCGTCTTCACCCTTCACTCGGTCGTCCTCTACAAAGCGATCAACTTCCGAGCGGAGTCGCGGACGTTAGTGCAACACGAGGAGATGCTTCGCCTGGAGTCGAACATCGAAAGGGGCCCTTGCGAGTTCACCAAGATCCACAGCACCCTCTGCTTGCCCAAAGTGATGCCCCTCACCAGCGCTCAGAAATCGGACGACATCATGGAGATCGGCTATGAGCTGACGGGCACGGTCCACTTCCCCTGGTGTCTCAACAGAGTGGTGGCCAAGATCCCCATTGTGATCAAAAACGAAGCCACGGGGTCACCGGAATGA